The sequence TGACAGTACGAACAATGGTCGCTGAAAAAGGGACTGTCCTGGACAACAGAGAAATCGCACGGGGAATTTTCCAGATGACCTTTACGGCAGATAGAATTTGTAATGAAGAACCGTCCCCCGGGCAATTCCTGAACATCTGTGTGGACGATTCATGGGAACACCCTTTGCGTCGACCCATGAGCATTGCTAATGCAGAGGGCGATAAACTCAGCATCATTTACAAGCTTTTTGGTGAGGGGACCAAGATTTTATCTGAATATATAAAGGGCCAGTCAATAGACCTGCTGGGCCCTTTGGGTAATAGCTACGGAGATACTAACGGCACCACACCGGTCCTAATTGGAGGCGGTGTTGGTCTGGCACCCATCCTCTGGTTCCACAAGGTTTTGCAAAAAAATAATGTTAATCATATAACTGTCCTTGGTGCCCGGAATGTTGAGGAACATTTCCTTTCCCATGAGCCTGAGAAGAACATATACCTCACAACGGATGACGGA comes from Candidatus Neomarinimicrobiota bacterium and encodes:
- a CDS encoding dihydroorotate dehydrogenase electron transfer subunit, whose translation is MVAEKGTVLDNREIARGIFQMTFTADRICNEEPSPGQFLNICVDDSWEHPLRRPMSIANAEGDKLSIIYKLFGEGTKILSEYIKGQSIDLLGPLGNSYGDTNGTTPVLIGGGVGLAPILWFHKVLQKNNVNHITVLGARNVEEHFLSHEPEKNIYLTTDDGSMGEFGTVMPTVERVCGETENTKLFVCGPEPMMKAVHQFVTSTHIPCELSVESYMGCATGLCQGCVIERASHGLKDHSYHEKYSLVCIDGPIYLAQEIVFS